The proteins below are encoded in one region of Streptomyces sp. NBC_00490:
- the afsQ1 gene encoding two-component system response regulator AfsQ1: MPSLLLIEDDDAIRTALELSLTRQGHRVATAATGEDGLKLLREQRPDLIVLDVMLPGIDGFEVCRRIRRTDQLPIILLTARSDDIDIVVGLESGADDYVVKPIQGRVLDARIRAVLRRGERESTDAASFGSLVIDRAAMTVTKNGEDLQLTPTELRLLLELSRRPGQALSRQQLLRLVWEHDYLGDSRLVDACVQRLRAKVEDVPSSPTLIRTVRGVGYRLDTPQ; this comes from the coding sequence GTGCCTTCCCTGTTGCTGATCGAGGACGACGACGCCATCCGTACGGCCCTGGAGCTGTCTCTGACGCGCCAGGGTCACCGGGTTGCCACGGCTGCCACCGGCGAGGACGGCCTGAAGCTGCTGCGTGAGCAGCGGCCGGACCTGATCGTGCTGGATGTGATGCTGCCCGGCATCGATGGTTTCGAGGTGTGCCGGCGCATCCGGCGCACGGACCAGCTGCCGATCATTCTGCTGACCGCGCGCAGCGACGACATCGACATCGTGGTCGGACTGGAGTCCGGCGCCGACGACTACGTCGTCAAACCGATCCAGGGGCGGGTGCTGGACGCCCGGATCCGGGCCGTGCTGCGGCGCGGGGAACGCGAGTCGACCGACGCGGCGAGCTTCGGCTCCCTGGTCATCGACCGCGCGGCGATGACCGTCACGAAGAACGGCGAGGACCTCCAGCTCACGCCCACCGAGCTCAGGCTGCTCCTGGAGCTGAGCCGGCGGCCCGGCCAGGCCCTGTCGCGGCAGCAGTTGCTGCGGCTGGTCTGGGAGCACGACTACCTCGGTGACTCGCGCCTGGTGGACGCCTGTGTCCAGCGGCTGCGCGCCAAGGTCGAGGACGTGCCGTCGTCCCCGACACTGATCCGCACGGTCCGTGGTGTCGGCTACCGGCTGGACACGCCTCAGTGA
- a CDS encoding uridine kinase family protein: MSSPSSIPTRVVLLCGPSGSGKSLLAARSGLPVLRLDDFYKEGDDPTLPLVAGSSDIDWDHPESWDADVAVAAIVELCGTGRTDVPQYDISLSARTGAETVDIGRTPLFIAEGIFAAEIVTRCQELGVLADALCLSRGPVQTFRRRFLRDLKEGRKSVPFLLRRGWRLMRQERTIVSRQTALGAHACDKDEALGRLAAAAAGRRPAASTPAG; this comes from the coding sequence GTGAGTTCCCCTTCGTCCATACCGACGCGAGTCGTGCTGCTCTGCGGCCCCTCCGGCTCCGGCAAGTCCCTTCTCGCGGCCCGTTCCGGTCTTCCGGTCCTGAGGCTCGACGACTTCTACAAGGAGGGCGACGACCCGACTCTGCCGCTGGTGGCGGGGAGCTCCGACATCGACTGGGACCACCCCGAGTCCTGGGACGCGGACGTGGCCGTCGCGGCGATCGTCGAGCTGTGCGGCACGGGTCGCACCGACGTCCCCCAGTACGACATCTCGCTGAGCGCCCGCACCGGCGCGGAGACCGTCGACATCGGCCGGACCCCGTTGTTCATCGCGGAGGGCATCTTCGCCGCGGAGATCGTCACGCGCTGCCAGGAGCTGGGCGTGCTGGCCGACGCCCTGTGTCTGAGCCGCGGTCCCGTGCAGACGTTCCGGCGCCGGTTCCTGCGGGACCTCAAGGAGGGCCGCAAGTCGGTGCCGTTCCTGCTGCGCCGCGGCTGGCGGCTGATGCGACAGGAACGCACGATCGTCTCCCGGCAGACCGCGCTCGGCGCCCACGCCTGCGACAAGGACGAGGCGCTGGGCCGACTTGCCGCGGCCGCGGCGGGACGCCGTCCGGCGGCTTCGACGCCGGCTGGCTGA
- a CDS encoding aldehyde dehydrogenase family protein — MSEKNEKTDRFDRLSVFKTYKLYVGGKFPRSESGRVYEVSDTKGNWLANAPLSSRKDARDAVVAARKAFGGWSGATAYNRGQILYRVAEMLEGRREQFVREVADAEGLSKSKAAAVVDATIDRWVWYAGWTDKIAQVVGGGNPVAGPFFNLSTPEPTGVVAVLAPQESSFLGLVSVVAPVIATGNTAIVIASERSPLPALSLGEVLATSDLPGGVVNVLSGRTAEIAAPLASHQDVNAIDLAGADDVLAKELEIAAADNLKRVLRPQAVDYSATPGIDRMTAFLETKTVWHPTGSLGASGSSY; from the coding sequence ATGTCTGAGAAGAACGAGAAGACGGACCGTTTTGACCGGCTGTCGGTCTTCAAGACCTACAAGCTGTACGTCGGCGGGAAGTTCCCGCGTTCCGAGAGCGGCCGGGTGTACGAGGTGAGCGACACGAAGGGCAACTGGCTGGCGAACGCGCCGCTTTCGTCCCGCAAGGACGCCCGTGACGCGGTGGTCGCCGCGCGCAAGGCGTTCGGCGGCTGGTCCGGCGCGACGGCGTACAACCGGGGTCAGATCCTCTACCGCGTCGCGGAGATGCTGGAGGGCCGCCGCGAGCAGTTCGTGCGCGAAGTGGCCGACGCCGAGGGGCTGTCGAAGTCGAAGGCGGCCGCTGTCGTCGACGCGACGATCGACCGCTGGGTCTGGTACGCGGGCTGGACCGACAAGATCGCCCAGGTGGTCGGTGGCGGCAACCCGGTGGCGGGTCCGTTCTTCAACCTCTCCACCCCGGAGCCGACCGGCGTGGTCGCGGTCCTGGCCCCGCAGGAGTCGTCCTTCCTGGGCCTGGTCTCGGTCGTCGCCCCGGTGATCGCGACCGGCAACACGGCGATCGTGATCGCGTCCGAGAGGTCCCCGCTGCCTGCCCTGTCCCTGGGCGAGGTGCTGGCCACCTCCGACCTGCCCGGCGGTGTCGTCAACGTCCTGTCCGGCCGTACGGCGGAGATCGCGGCGCCGCTGGCCTCGCACCAGGACGTCAACGCGATCGATCTGGCGGGCGCCGATGACGTACTGGCGAAGGAGCTGGAGATCGCGGCGGCGGACAACCTGAAGCGGGTTCTCCGTCCACAGGCTGTGGATTATTCGGCGACTCCGGGGATCGACCGCATGACGGCGTTCCTGGAGACGAAGACGGTCTGGCACCCGACGGGCTCGCTGGGCGCGTCCGGCTCGTCCTACTGA
- a CDS encoding SigE family RNA polymerase sigma factor encodes MNTLHSNSTSAVITRLHDVNGGRGSEKSGAVSGRGCARGAGRQHTAYMTVVDGFTGEAHGGSAYREDTGERRSLSEAEFTAYVQERRASLYATAYHLTGDRFEAEDLLQSALFSTYRAWDRISDKAAVGGYLRRTMTNLHISAWRRRKLNEYPTEELPETPGDTDAMRGTELRAVLWQALARLPELQRTMLVLRYYEGRTDPEIADILDISVGTVKSSIWRSLRRLREDEVLSFGRDEEDAFGELVA; translated from the coding sequence ATGAACACGCTGCACAGCAACAGCACCAGCGCAGTGATCACGCGTCTGCACGACGTGAACGGGGGCCGGGGTTCCGAGAAGTCCGGCGCCGTGAGCGGGCGGGGGTGCGCTCGCGGCGCTGGGCGTCAGCACACCGCGTACATGACGGTGGTTGACGGCTTCACGGGGGAAGCACACGGGGGAAGCGCGTACAGGGAGGACACGGGGGAGCGTCGTTCGCTGTCGGAGGCGGAGTTCACCGCCTACGTCCAGGAGCGCCGCGCCTCCCTGTACGCAACCGCCTACCACCTGACCGGTGACCGCTTCGAGGCCGAGGACCTGCTCCAGAGCGCGCTGTTCTCGACGTACCGGGCATGGGACCGGATCAGCGACAAGGCGGCCGTCGGGGGATACCTCCGCCGGACGATGACGAATCTGCACATCAGCGCGTGGCGCCGCCGCAAGCTGAACGAGTACCCGACCGAGGAACTGCCGGAGACGCCCGGCGACACGGACGCGATGCGCGGCACCGAGCTGCGTGCGGTCCTGTGGCAGGCGCTGGCCCGGCTGCCCGAACTCCAGCGGACGATGCTGGTCCTTCGTTACTACGAGGGCCGCACCGACCCGGAGATCGCGGACATCCTCGACATCAGTGTCGGCACGGTGAAGTCCAGCATCTGGCGGTCGCTCCGCCGGCTGCGCGAGGACGAGGTCCTCAGCTTCGGCCGTGACGAGGAAGACGCCTTCGGGGAGCTTGTCGCCTGA
- a CDS encoding PspC domain-containing protein has translation MSRLARPTNGRMIGGVCAALARRFGTSATTMRVIFVLSCLLPGPQFLLYIALWILFPSEGKANKTQAAW, from the coding sequence ATGTCCCGCCTTGCCCGCCCCACCAACGGCCGCATGATCGGCGGAGTGTGTGCCGCGCTGGCACGGCGCTTCGGCACCTCCGCCACCACGATGCGGGTGATCTTCGTGCTCTCGTGCCTGCTGCCCGGCCCGCAGTTCCTGCTCTACATCGCCCTGTGGATCCTGTTCCCCTCCGAGGGCAAGGCGAACAAGACGCAGGCGGCCTGGTAA
- a CDS encoding PH domain-containing protein translates to MTTKDRIYRSPAGIAGGALLLAIVLWLGIDALVQGEDRAPWLALASMILALPLIVAFTVRPAVYANEDRLRIRNPFRVIVLPWGQAAALRSGYSNEVVTESGDKFQLWAVPVSLRARKRAARKDARAERGGGTGLRLGFGGGGAAPAPDAGPARAETDKIMDDLRELMETRGTAESAQGEVTVRWAYEIFAPVIAGAVLLVILIATG, encoded by the coding sequence ATGACGACCAAGGACCGCATCTACCGCTCACCCGCAGGCATCGCCGGAGGCGCCCTGCTGCTCGCCATCGTCCTCTGGCTCGGCATCGACGCCCTGGTCCAGGGCGAGGACCGCGCCCCCTGGCTGGCGCTCGCCTCGATGATCCTCGCGCTCCCGCTGATCGTCGCCTTCACCGTCCGCCCGGCCGTCTACGCCAACGAGGACCGCCTGCGCATCCGCAACCCTTTCCGCGTGATCGTGCTCCCCTGGGGGCAGGCCGCGGCACTGCGGTCCGGTTACTCCAATGAGGTCGTCACCGAGTCCGGCGACAAGTTCCAGCTGTGGGCCGTCCCGGTGTCGCTGCGCGCCCGCAAGAGGGCGGCCCGCAAGGACGCGCGCGCCGAGCGCGGCGGCGGCACCGGCCTGCGGCTCGGCTTCGGCGGCGGTGGCGCCGCCCCGGCCCCCGACGCCGGGCCCGCCCGGGCCGAGACCGACAAGATCATGGACGACCTGCGCGAGCTCATGGAGACCCGCGGGACGGCGGAGAGCGCCCAGGGCGAGGTGACCGTGCGCTGGGCGTACGAGATCTTCGCGCCGGTGATCGCGGGAGCGGTACTGCTGGTGATCTTGATCGCAACGGGCTGA
- a CDS encoding HAMP domain-containing sensor histidine kinase, which yields MTQAQGGIRGWAAARKGHLTRLRFTSLRLRLVVVFGLVALTAAVSASGIAYWLNREAVLTRTQDAVLRDFQQEMQNHAGLLPELPERYELQRTAQNMANSSQRFSVLLVAKDSDGEALYANSGALNGFSVQDVPESLRAAVNETQEVDSSNKYAYHLYWQRIVDDGTPYLVAGTKVINGGTTGYMLKSLEPEAKDLNSLAWSLGIATGLALIGSALLAQAAATTVLKPVHRLGVAARRLGEGKLDTRLRVSGTDELADLSRTFNDAAAALEKRVDDMAARDEASRRFVADMSHELRTPLTAITAVTEILEEELEAESGSMDPMIEPAVRLVVSETRRLNDLVENLMEVTRFDAGTARLVLDDVDVADQLTACLDARAWLDAVDLNAERGIHARLDPRRLDVIMANLVGNALKHGGSPVRVAVRAADDSVVIEVRDHGPGIPEDVLPHVFDRFYKASASRPRSEGSGLGLSIALENAHIHGGEITAANSPEGGAVFTLRLPRDGSELAQECEAEKSS from the coding sequence GTGACCCAAGCGCAAGGGGGGATCCGCGGCTGGGCCGCGGCTCGCAAGGGACATCTGACACGACTGCGCTTCACCAGTCTGCGGCTGCGGCTCGTCGTGGTCTTCGGACTCGTGGCTCTCACCGCCGCCGTGTCCGCGTCCGGGATCGCCTACTGGCTCAACCGCGAGGCGGTGCTCACCCGCACCCAGGACGCGGTGCTGCGCGACTTCCAGCAGGAGATGCAGAACCACGCGGGTCTGCTGCCGGAGCTCCCCGAGCGGTACGAACTCCAGCGCACCGCGCAGAACATGGCCAACAGCAGCCAGCGCTTCAGCGTGCTGCTCGTCGCGAAGGACTCCGACGGCGAGGCGCTGTACGCCAACTCCGGTGCGCTGAACGGCTTCTCGGTCCAGGACGTCCCCGAGTCGCTGCGGGCCGCGGTGAACGAGACGCAGGAGGTCGACTCCTCCAACAAGTACGCGTACCACCTGTACTGGCAGCGGATCGTCGACGACGGCACCCCGTATCTCGTGGCCGGCACCAAGGTCATCAACGGCGGCACCACCGGCTACATGCTCAAGTCGCTGGAGCCGGAGGCGAAGGACCTCAACTCCCTTGCCTGGTCGCTCGGTATCGCCACCGGTCTCGCGCTGATCGGCTCGGCGCTGCTCGCGCAGGCCGCCGCCACGACCGTGCTGAAGCCGGTGCACCGGCTCGGGGTCGCCGCCCGCCGGCTCGGCGAGGGCAAGCTGGACACCCGGCTGCGGGTGTCCGGCACCGATGAACTCGCCGATCTCTCACGGACGTTCAACGACGCGGCCGCGGCCCTGGAGAAACGGGTCGACGACATGGCCGCGCGGGACGAGGCGTCCCGGCGGTTCGTCGCCGACATGAGCCATGAACTGCGGACGCCCCTCACCGCGATCACCGCCGTGACGGAGATCCTGGAGGAGGAGCTGGAGGCGGAGTCGGGTTCGATGGACCCGATGATCGAGCCGGCGGTACGGCTGGTGGTCAGCGAGACACGGCGCCTCAACGACCTCGTGGAGAACCTGATGGAGGTCACCCGCTTCGACGCGGGCACCGCCCGTCTCGTCCTGGACGATGTCGACGTCGCCGACCAGCTCACCGCCTGCCTCGACGCGCGGGCCTGGCTGGACGCGGTGGACCTGAACGCCGAACGCGGCATCCACGCCCGGCTCGACCCGCGCCGCCTGGACGTGATCATGGCGAACCTGGTCGGCAACGCGCTCAAGCACGGCGGTTCACCGGTGCGGGTGGCGGTGCGTGCGGCGGACGACTCGGTCGTCATCGAGGTGCGGGACCACGGGCCCGGCATCCCCGAGGACGTCCTGCCGCACGTCTTCGACCGGTTCTACAAGGCGAGCGCGTCGCGCCCCCGCTCCGAGGGCAGCGGACTCGGCCTCTCCATCGCCCTGGAGAACGCCCACATCCACGGCGGCGAGATCACCGCCGCGAACTCCCCCGAGGGCGGCGCGGTCTTCACGCTGCGCCTGCCCAGGGACGGGTCGGAGCTGGCGCAGGAGTGCGAGGCGGAGAAGAGCTCATGA
- a CDS encoding aldehyde dehydrogenase family protein, with translation MASAFEYAPAPESRSVVDIAPSYGLFIDGEFVEAADGKVFKTVSPATEEVLSEIAQAGEADVDRAVRAARKAFEKWSALPGAERAKYLFRIARIIQERSRELAVLETLDNGKPIKETRDADLPLVAAHFFYYAGWADKLDHAGFGANPRPLGVAGQVIPWNFPLLMLAWKIAPALATGNTVVLKPAETTPLSALFFADICRQAGLPKGVVNILPGYGDAGAALVEHPDVDKVAFTGSTAVGKAIARQVAGTDKKVTLELGGKGANIVFDDAPIDQAVEGIVTGIFFNQGQVCCAGSRLLVQESIQDELLDSLKRRLSTLRLGDPLDKNTDIGAINSAEQLSRITTLVEAGEAEGAERWSPACELPSSGYWFAPTLFTNVTQAHTIARDEIFGPVLSVLSFRTPDEAVAKANNSQYGLSAGIWTEKGSRILAVAGKLRAGVIWSNTFNKFDPTSPFGGYKESGFGREGGRHGLEAYLDV, from the coding sequence ATGGCATCTGCATTCGAGTACGCACCGGCACCCGAGTCCCGCTCGGTCGTCGACATCGCGCCCTCCTACGGGCTGTTCATCGACGGCGAGTTCGTGGAGGCGGCGGACGGCAAGGTCTTCAAGACCGTCTCCCCCGCCACCGAGGAGGTCCTCTCCGAGATCGCCCAGGCGGGCGAGGCGGACGTCGACCGTGCGGTGCGGGCCGCCCGCAAGGCCTTCGAGAAGTGGTCGGCGCTGCCCGGCGCCGAGCGCGCCAAGTACCTGTTCCGCATCGCCCGGATCATCCAGGAGCGCAGCCGCGAGCTGGCCGTCCTGGAGACCCTGGACAACGGCAAGCCCATCAAGGAGACCCGCGACGCCGACCTCCCCCTGGTCGCCGCGCACTTCTTCTACTACGCGGGCTGGGCCGACAAGCTCGACCACGCCGGCTTCGGCGCGAACCCGAGGCCGCTCGGTGTCGCGGGCCAGGTCATCCCGTGGAACTTCCCGCTGCTGATGCTGGCGTGGAAGATCGCCCCGGCGCTGGCGACCGGCAACACGGTCGTGCTGAAGCCGGCGGAGACCACTCCCCTGTCGGCCCTGTTCTTCGCGGACATCTGCCGCCAGGCCGGTCTGCCCAAGGGCGTCGTCAACATCCTTCCGGGGTACGGCGACGCGGGCGCGGCCCTCGTCGAGCACCCCGACGTGGACAAGGTGGCCTTCACCGGCTCCACCGCGGTCGGCAAGGCGATCGCGCGCCAGGTTGCGGGCACGGACAAGAAGGTCACCCTCGAACTGGGCGGCAAGGGCGCCAACATCGTCTTCGACGACGCCCCGATCGACCAGGCCGTCGAGGGCATCGTCACCGGCATCTTCTTCAACCAGGGCCAGGTCTGCTGCGCGGGCTCCCGGCTGCTGGTCCAGGAGTCGATCCAGGACGAGCTGCTGGACTCGCTGAAGCGCCGGCTCTCCACCCTCCGGCTCGGCGACCCGCTGGACAAGAACACCGACATCGGCGCGATCAACTCCGCGGAGCAGCTCTCCCGGATCACCACGCTCGTCGAGGCGGGCGAGGCGGAGGGCGCCGAGCGCTGGTCCCCGGCCTGTGAACTCCCCTCCTCCGGCTACTGGTTCGCCCCGACGCTCTTCACCAACGTCACCCAGGCGCACACCATCGCCCGCGACGAGATCTTCGGCCCGGTCCTGTCGGTCCTGAGCTTCCGTACGCCGGACGAGGCCGTCGCCAAGGCCAACAACAGCCAGTACGGCCTGTCGGCGGGCATCTGGACGGAGAAGGGGTCGCGGATCCTCGCCGTCGCGGGCAAGCTGCGCGCGGGCGTGATCTGGTCCAACACGTTCAACAAGTTCGACCCGACCTCGCCGTTCGGCGGTTACAAGGAGTCGGGCTTCGGCCGCGAGGGCGGTCGCCACGGCCTGGAGGCGTACCTCGATGTCTGA
- the deoC gene encoding deoxyribose-phosphate aldolase yields MPTTASPAHPPTDVAASDSTLRGFLHGLPGVDAVGLEARAASLGTRSVKTTAKAYAIDLAISMVDLTTLEGADTPGKVRALGAKAVRPDPTDRTTPATAAVCVYPDMVAPAKEAVAGSSVKVASVATAFPAGRAALAVKLADVRDAVAAGADEIDMVIDRGAFLAGHYLKVYDEITAVKEACGTSARLKVIFETGELSTYDNIRRASWLGMLAGADFIKTSTGKVAVNATPANTLLMLEAVRDFRAQTGVQVGVKPAGGIRTTKDAIKFLVLVNETVGEDWLDNHWFRFGASSLLNDLLMQRQKLATGRYSGPDYVTVD; encoded by the coding sequence ATGCCCACCACTGCATCTCCCGCACACCCGCCTACGGATGTCGCCGCGTCCGACAGCACGCTGCGTGGCTTCCTCCACGGGCTGCCCGGCGTCGACGCGGTCGGCCTGGAGGCGCGCGCCGCCTCTCTCGGCACCCGTTCCGTCAAGACGACCGCCAAGGCGTACGCCATCGACCTCGCCATCTCGATGGTCGACCTGACGACGCTGGAAGGCGCGGACACCCCGGGCAAGGTCCGGGCGCTCGGCGCCAAGGCGGTCCGCCCCGACCCGACCGACCGTACGACCCCCGCGACCGCGGCCGTCTGTGTCTATCCCGACATGGTGGCTCCCGCGAAGGAGGCCGTCGCCGGCTCCTCCGTGAAGGTCGCCTCGGTCGCCACCGCCTTCCCGGCGGGCCGCGCCGCCCTCGCGGTGAAGCTCGCCGACGTGCGCGACGCCGTCGCCGCGGGCGCGGACGAGATCGACATGGTCATCGACCGCGGGGCGTTCCTCGCGGGTCACTACCTGAAGGTGTACGACGAGATCACCGCCGTGAAGGAGGCCTGCGGGACCAGCGCCCGTCTGAAGGTCATCTTCGAGACCGGCGAGCTCTCGACGTACGACAACATCCGCCGCGCGAGCTGGCTCGGCATGCTGGCCGGGGCCGACTTCATCAAGACGTCGACCGGCAAGGTGGCGGTGAACGCGACGCCCGCGAACACCCTCCTCATGCTGGAGGCCGTCCGCGACTTCCGCGCCCAGACCGGCGTCCAGGTCGGCGTGAAGCCGGCCGGCGGCATCCGCACCACCAAGGACGCCATCAAGTTCCTGGTTCTGGTCAACGAGACCGTCGGCGAGGACTGGCTGGACAACCACTGGTTCCGCTTCGGCGCCTCCTCGCTCCTGAACGACCTACTGATGCAGCGTCAGAAGCTGGCCACCGGCCGTTACTCCGGCCCCGACTACGTGACGGTGGACTGA
- a CDS encoding DUF6281 family protein codes for MTITRKTLLVAAAVLLAATGCAEGEAAASCSGVVTFDSRDYLPTEKSVFTVGERLGTATVGECDDTPNDSGDGIPESRTGAYRIEGVDPAVGIAVGDSAAEAAPMTAG; via the coding sequence ATGACGATCACACGTAAAACCCTGCTCGTGGCGGCCGCGGTGCTGTTGGCCGCCACCGGATGCGCGGAGGGCGAGGCCGCGGCCTCCTGCTCGGGCGTGGTGACCTTCGACAGCCGCGACTATCTGCCCACCGAGAAGTCCGTCTTCACCGTCGGCGAGCGGCTGGGCACCGCCACGGTCGGGGAGTGCGACGACACCCCGAACGACTCCGGGGACGGCATCCCCGAGAGCAGGACCGGCGCGTACCGCATCGAGGGGGTCGATCCCGCCGTGGGCATCGCCGTCGGTGACAGTGCCGCCGAGGCGGCTCCCATGACGGCGGGCTGA
- a CDS encoding VanZ family protein, translated as MQRQGSIGSSAVIRMRAAGGFLLVAHLAFVAWLTLRPLDVPWMTPPNLTPFAGIRADLALGWPEAARRIGEAVALLAPLGVLFPLAHGRLYVSPLASLIRTVAAGALISLGIELLQTGVPGQVVDIDSVLLNTVGVALAHAAFIPAGRAWFRRRSHSPRRVTVLADDPSQGRTPTIPRVGIAP; from the coding sequence GTGCAGCGTCAAGGCTCCATCGGCAGCAGCGCCGTGATCCGGATGCGGGCGGCGGGGGGTTTCCTCCTCGTCGCGCATCTCGCGTTCGTGGCCTGGCTCACCCTGCGACCGCTGGATGTCCCGTGGATGACGCCACCGAATCTCACCCCGTTCGCCGGCATCCGGGCCGACCTGGCCCTCGGCTGGCCGGAGGCCGCCCGGCGGATCGGTGAGGCGGTCGCGCTGCTGGCCCCGCTGGGGGTGCTGTTCCCGCTGGCGCACGGCAGGCTGTACGTCTCCCCGCTGGCGTCCCTGATCCGTACGGTCGCCGCGGGCGCCCTGATCTCGCTGGGCATCGAACTGCTGCAGACCGGCGTCCCCGGTCAGGTCGTCGACATCGACTCGGTCCTCCTGAACACCGTGGGCGTGGCCCTCGCACACGCCGCCTTCATCCCCGCGGGCCGCGCCTGGTTCCGCCGCCGGTCCCACTCCCCCAGGCGGGTGACCGTCCTCGCGGACGACCCCTCTCAGGGTCGCACCCCGACAATTCCCAGGGTCGGCATCGCACCGTAG